CGGTAACCGGGGATACCCATTCCTTTTTCTATGAGATCATTGTTTAATTGTTACAATTGAGGTATTTACGAATTGAACAACATAAATCGCGCAAAAGTGACACCGGTCACATTAAATCTCCAGCATTGTCACACATTGACGAGCATTGAGTTTTCGGACATCGTCGTTAACATCCTTTCGAACGCATTACTAAGCATGGCGTCGAGTACTTCGTCTTGTACGGGACTATTCGTTACTGTTTTCGCCATCCTGGCGATCATTAACTGTACAATCTCGATGGATACGAAGGTACTGTCTTCTGTGAAATATCCTGACCGTGTCGTGCTCTCCAACAAATCGAAACCCTTCACTGTGCGCGTATCCCGGTTCGTCTGTGTGGAATCGCCATATGAGGAGACCGAGCTGCTGTATTGCAAAATACGCCTACGGAGAAATGAGCCAACGTTGTTCAACATGTCGATCCGCGTACCAAAGGTCGTGAACAAAGTGTTTTTGCAGGTGAAGACGTATTACAAGTACACGACGTACCAGATTTTTCCAATCGATTTGCATGAAGAAGTTTGTGCCTATATGCGACAACCCTCGAACGATCTTTTCTCGCGCCATGCATACTCCGTGCTGATGGAGACCATGCCACAGTACATGCATCCCTGCCCGCATGGGGTAAGATTTCATTCTTCAGCTTCTGTCTTTAAGCAACCCATCCGTGTATATCCATTTCCTCCTTCTAGAACACTACGTACACGATTGTATACTGGCTCGAGGAACGATTTTTCCCTGACTCCATGCCAGCCGGTGACTTTCGGATGGATTGCTGGTTTCGCGATGCGATCAATCGGACCATGTTCGCTTACCAGGTGTTTTTCTCGGTTCGTAGAAAGGGTGTCGTACCTTCGATCATGGATTGGTAGTAGCATCGCTGCTCaggagatacacacacacacactttccacTGTTTATGAAAAACCCACATCTATCCATCAATCTCGTTGAGAATGTTttaggaaaattgatttatgtacCCCTGGTATTTCTTGTGAGATAAAAATGAAGCATTAATATTCGGTTCTTGGGAAACGAGCGAGATGGAAACCGCGTCTTTGTCGaccaaccgatgatgatgaccgatgTCTTCGCGGCGATAAAATCCTAGATAATCTGCCTAATCGACTGGCTAATCTACTGCGAGCGGTCGACATAAATCAAACAGGGGAAACCGTAGCGCGTCTCATCGCGTCGAGCGGATCTCAAACGTGCTTAGCAAGTCAGCGACAGCACTAGCAGGACGAACGAACCTGCCGCAGTCTCAAGTACACCAGTGAAATGTGTGATCTGCGAAGGGAGGTATCCCATTGCACAAACTTCACGTCAAACCTCCTCATGCTGCACACAAGAAGGTGAACGAGCGCGCTTGACCGTGGTGCACCGGAGGGACACAAATAATTTCCCACGCCATGATAAACATACCAGATCGACGCTAAGGAAGCGCGGTCGACCGTTGATGTACGGATTGGTGCGGTCACTCTTAGCGGACAGCGACCCACAGATAGGGACCCACGTTGCTTAATTGGAGGGCCAGTTGTTGATGTTCTTGATACTCAATTTAGCAATGGCTTGTGGTTCGCTGTTCATTTTTTGCGGTTGATGCATGTTGGCAGGATGTCAACATTCGCCAAGGTTCATTAGAACAGGGGAAGGCAACGTAGGAATTTTTGTGATGGTGGCCCGGTCGAGTGATGATGGTTCCGAGAGTGGtgatgaatgaaaattaaGTAAAATGTTGAAACATATTCGACACTGCAAGAGCTACGCTGATGGTTTTCAAGGGCTGTACAGAAGCATTCGATCGAGGAATGGAGCAGAGCAGCGAGGAATAATGCAGTGTAAGTGAAAATTAGTGCGCCCGAGGGACATGTTTGTTGGCGAGCAGATAGTGGTTAAGTATAAGCTTCAAAATGATAGCAATTATATTATGTCGTTTATCGTTTATTTTTGCcataactattcgttatcagATTGTTATCTAATTCACTGACGTTTTGCGAGAATCCCGGGAATTCCAACGCAATCATGGAATAAGGTGGGATTATTGTTCATATTGGTCGTCCTTGGCATTCACATTCGGAGGCCTATCGAGCCTTCAAACATCGCATTTGTGATCGCGTAATTGCGGGCGCGATCTTTCATCACCTCAGCTCACAGCACGGTTCAACTGACAAATGACtgacataaaacaaacataattgaCTTGGATCATATTTTATAATGTTCGAAGCGCATCCCTCGTCTCGGTCCGGTAGGGATCGCATGAAGGGGACACTAATACGTATAGGGAAGGGCTGGGCATATGCATAGGATGGATGAAATTTGTGGCATTGTGTCGAGGTAGTTAATGACATTACCATGCGAGATTCATCATCCACACAGATGTGTTGAATATCTGATGGCGTGATTTGGCGCAAAGAGAGACTAAAACCATTAGATAGATAATCGATCTGAACAAGCTCATGAATATCTCAGTACATTAGCATTGCTAGCGTGTTTAATGTGGTATTTGGAAAAGTACTTTAATGAAAGACATTATCGTACCATTAAATCAAGTCGACTAAAAGCCATGGACTGATTGGAGTAACTTTTTGATGCTGCCATTGTTGGCGTGCTGTCCGAACATTTTTCGTTTAAGTTATGATTGATATCACACTGCACGTTTCGCGATACATTTGCACAAATCATCCTTATCAAAGGAGTACAATTTACCATCACAATTCTTCACCGTTCTACCCTTCGATCGTCGGGCTTGTATCATAAAGTAGACTGTTGAGTAATGTAGAAAAAAGATATATATTCTAAAGGCCACCACGGTTACTATcaagaaaaacaatccaataCATTTCTCACCCAAATAGAAATTTATACACAAGCTGTTACAGAAATTCAACATCAATATTTAACAAAATCCGTAATGCGCTGCATAATCAAACTAATATTCTTCTAGGAATCTCAATGTGATAtgtaatgatgatgttatTTTAATACTGCGTTTGCCATTTAATGATTTTGCAGGAACCAATTGGAAGCCGATTAAAGGTATAAAAATGACGTGCGCTTCCATCTGCCATAGTTATAGCAGTTATAGCACATAGTTAGCAGAAAGAGCAGCTCCCGGAATATGGAGTTCTGCCAAAATAAGTATTTCCTCATTCTTACCCTGTGCCTAGCAAGCACTGCATTGGTGCTGTGTGGTGATCTCCCTTTAACGGGCCCTGAGACGATCATTTTCAACAATGACACAAAAGGTTATACTATGTACGTCTCGCGTTATGTTTGTATCGGGCAACCTTATCAGAGGACCACCCTCAACTACTGCAAATCCCAGCAGCGTCCCAATCTCCCAACCATTCTCAACGTCTCACTAACTATTCCGGAGCTTGTGAACGTACTATATTTGAAAGTGAAGCTTAGCTACAAGTTTAAAAGTATTCAAAGCGATCCTATTGACATGCTAGTAGAAGCGTGTTCCTTCTTAAACAATCCGTCCAAGGATGTCGTTTCGAGGCACATCTTTTCAGTCATCGCTGAGGTGATACCACAATTCAATCATCCGTGTCCGTTTGGGGTAAATATAAATATCCAAGAAagcgaaacagaaagagagagagagagagtgatttCACATTACCGGCACGGTTGAATTTCGCTTCTAGAATACCACATACAATGTCCTTTTTTGGCTCGAAGAACGTCACCTACCGTCTTCAGTACCTACGGGCGATTATCGCTACGATGCGATATTTAAAGCCGAGGACAATGTGACGCTGTTTTCGTATCAAGCTTTCTTCGGCGTGCGTAGCAAGGGCGTTTTGAGAACTCTGATGAACTGGTGAAGGCATGTATTAAATATGATATATGAGCAATAAACATAACGTTTTCCAGGGGAGCTTTATCTAGCCTAGCGTTGTATGATTTTGAGTTATTCGTGTCATATACAAGTACTAGTACTATTAGTAGTTTTAACTCATCAGTGAGCAACTACCTAAACGATTGGCATAATTAATGATAGTAATGATAATTTGTCATATAGTTTCTCTCTAGATGATGCCGCATAATATTGATAAATatattgtttttcttcatcCTATGTAGATATCGACAAGATACGCAACATGACGGACATTCACTATCTCGAGCGTGCCTCACATATTGTACCCATGGCCGATGGGTTTATACTACTCGGCAAGGACTACGAGATTCACTACGAACGTGTTCGAGGTACATCGAAGATGCCAAGTGAAGCGATCGCACCGAACGAACGTCACTCCGAGCCGGAAGATTACACACCAACGATGGTAAAGCGAAAACTATATGCCTGGGAGGTAGGCAAACCGCTAACAAGTTCGGCTGATtctgccaccaccgttgttCGGACGCGCTGGAAGATTGGTGAACATCGCATCGGTGCTGCCGCAACGTACAACGATCTTCCAATGGATGATGAGCgcgaaaaacataaacacggGGCTCAGGAGCATACTTAAAGCTTGCAGCATGAAACATTTTCGGTGAAAACGGGTGCATAAGAAGAATTAAAAGTCTAATAGGGATGCATATCAAATGAGCACAGTTAGTGGTCAGTTGTTTGTGCAGCTCACTAAATGAAACAAGTATTGCCAGGGATCAAATAAGTATAGGTATTCGATTTGTTATAAACGA
The sequence above is a segment of the Anopheles darlingi chromosome 2, idAnoDarlMG_H_01, whole genome shotgun sequence genome. Coding sequences within it:
- the LOC125948934 gene encoding uncharacterized protein LOC125948934 is translated as MVLNTTTKVFLLVIALFLTFVVGFFAYVLSLRHERSRLWDEIERRGATRYTEFGDTNYWYFVVRDIDKIRNMTDIHYLERASHIVPMADGFILLGKDYEIHYERVRGTSKMPSEAIAPNERHSEPEDYTPTMVKRKLYAWEVGKPLTSSADSATTVVRTRWKIGEHRIGAAATYNDLPMDDEREKHKHGAQEHT
- the LOC125948929 gene encoding uncharacterized protein LOC125948929; this encodes MASSTSSCTGLFVTVFAILAIINCTISMDTKVLSSVKYPDRVVLSNKSKPFTVRVSRFVCVESPYEETELLYCKIRLRRNEPTLFNMSIRVPKVVNKVFLQVKTYYKYTTYQIFPIDLHEEVCAYMRQPSNDLFSRHAYSVLMETMPQYMHPCPHGNTTYTIVYWLEERFFPDSMPAGDFRMDCWFRDAINRTMFAYQVFFSVRRKGVVPSIMDW
- the LOC125948931 gene encoding uncharacterized protein LOC125948931, translated to MEFCQNKYFLILTLCLASTALVLCGDLPLTGPETIIFNNDTKGYTMYVSRYVCIGQPYQRTTLNYCKSQQRPNLPTILNVSLTIPELVNVLYLKVKLSYKFKSIQSDPIDMLVEACSFLNNPSKDVVSRHIFSVIAEVIPQFNHPCPFGNTTYNVLFWLEERHLPSSVPTGDYRYDAIFKAEDNVTLFSYQAFFGVRSKGVLRTLMNW